In Cycloclasticus sp., a single genomic region encodes these proteins:
- a CDS encoding YbfB/YjiJ family MFS transporter: protein MAHDNSRLKVLASGVFCLILTMSIARFSYTPMIPAMFEQVGLTKVLAGWLATINYAGYMLGALTATLVGNLLIKDRIYRTGLILAIITTLMMGLSDNPWLWAVSRFVAGFSSAAGLLIGAGLMLNWLIRHHHRSEMGVHFSGIGLGIVLVALLLEWTNQLSWSEQWMLLAVVGAGLAIPAWRWLPPPDPSGVTKAGQVLDDKPPSKLFLRLMLVVYFCAGFGFVISATYIVAIVESQPALQGQGEMTFLILGLCATPACIIWDLVSRKTGILNALLLAYLIHSLGIVLPALSDTLLFALLSAGLYGFTFVGIVSIVLTMAGRFYPTKPAKLMGMLTMSYGVPQIIAPTIAGYLAGSTGNYDASLYMASGFVLLGFFVILAIKKWAAEDISLLDSK from the coding sequence ATGGCGCACGATAATAGCCGCCTAAAAGTGCTCGCTTCGGGTGTTTTTTGTTTAATACTAACAATGAGTATAGCCCGTTTTTCCTACACCCCAATGATACCGGCGATGTTCGAGCAAGTCGGGCTAACAAAGGTGTTGGCAGGCTGGTTGGCGACAATAAATTATGCCGGTTATATGCTAGGCGCTTTAACAGCGACACTGGTCGGCAACTTGCTCATCAAGGATCGAATCTATCGAACGGGATTAATTCTCGCCATTATAACAACGCTAATGATGGGCTTATCTGATAACCCTTGGCTGTGGGCTGTTTCACGCTTTGTTGCGGGGTTTAGCTCCGCTGCAGGCTTATTGATCGGTGCGGGCCTCATGTTGAACTGGTTGATCAGGCACCATCATCGAAGTGAAATGGGTGTTCACTTTAGTGGCATAGGCTTAGGCATTGTTTTGGTGGCGCTACTGCTTGAATGGACGAATCAATTAAGCTGGTCGGAACAGTGGATGTTGCTCGCGGTTGTTGGTGCTGGGCTTGCCATTCCGGCATGGCGCTGGCTACCTCCGCCTGACCCAAGCGGTGTAACGAAGGCGGGACAGGTGCTTGATGATAAGCCACCGAGTAAGCTCTTTCTAAGGTTAATGTTGGTGGTGTATTTTTGTGCGGGATTTGGTTTTGTTATCAGCGCCACCTATATTGTTGCCATCGTCGAGAGCCAGCCAGCATTGCAAGGGCAAGGCGAAATGACGTTTCTTATCTTAGGCCTTTGCGCTACCCCTGCCTGCATTATCTGGGACTTGGTGTCTAGAAAAACGGGGATCTTAAACGCATTATTACTGGCATATTTAATCCACTCGCTAGGGATTGTGTTGCCTGCCTTAAGTGATACGTTGTTGTTCGCCCTGCTTAGCGCGGGCTTATACGGCTTTACCTTTGTTGGAATCGTTAGCATTGTTTTAACGATGGCCGGTAGATTTTACCCGACGAAGCCGGCTAAGCTGATGGGCATGCTAACAATGAGTTATGGGGTGCCACAAATTATTGCACCGACGATAGCGGGCTACTTAGCGGGTTCGACCGGTAATTATGATGCGTCTTTGTATATGGCGAGTGGTTTTGTGTTACTGGGTTTTTTTGTTATTTTAGCCATTAAAAAATGGGCAGCTGAAGATATCAGCTTGCTTGATAGCAAATAA